A window of the Verminephrobacter eiseniae EF01-2 genome harbors these coding sequences:
- a CDS encoding translocation/assembly module TamB domain-containing protein has protein sequence MRSATPTPRARAADSGAAAPRRPLRAPPVLRALGGLLRAGLALLLAAGVLLWHWAGSDTSLASALSQAAHYLPAGQRLESRAVSGSLRSGGRIGWLRWSSPDLALEVTELRLGWRLAPLLQRRLELSELHAARVQITPVATGAEPAPLAPPTQWLLPLQIDLPFRIDQLHWAGAPAVAARGLEGDYRFDGREHRLNIGAVELAQGRYSARATLQAQAPMALDVTLDGHVSGAARALAPDGAGLDLPPGGTPAVPGSAPTLSLGAQATLQGTLATAAAQLQLRARLRPLASAEARPARPAPPGAKPQRQTTTPATPAQAEIQATLAPWAPQPLRSASAALRAVNLAALWPQAPATQLHGRLTAGPVPGQAARWSIQAQLRNTLAGPWDRGRLPVSALQASVSYDGSRWSMPGATIEFGAGSATAQGQYLPATGALQGQAILRALRPDALHSLLAAAPLSGHVDAQMQGPTLRFDADIRAAPAASTDDSTPLRINRLSARGSWQTPSAAPTGAGLRLDGAGLRSGGASLRLEHLLLDALQARIEATDLRVAPGAQSAEGQFTLTMPGASVQAQGQIAPRNGAGELQLHWSDTERHQRWLTSLPWVGAGLQRALQDTAQIKGAAQVSARWKGGWQTLAQQLQAASAGTALPGSQPTFELQATLSSAQLDLAWPSPVGTGSAAAAGQAMPMQSLQLRAVQAELSGSLAQARLALAAQMRTPGVQAPLQTGLQAHPQADLQAPLQASLQTQLSAGLVAAGQWQLQIGELRLQAQDSRRPGPWTLQLSAPLGMTVRSTARAHGLAVETSAGQARLTGPLPGAVALRWQPLHWSMAADSALRLQTRGTLQGLPLAWVDALGPGQTAAATGPSVLARMGLDSDMLLDGQWSVDSGDTLRARASLRRASGDLRIQWGDALDAIGTPAKTATASTATNGSAAGVRQAEISIEANGDRLRADLLWDSERAGAIDASLSTRFTPARPGAASGFGWAADAPLAGSLRARLPDIGLWSILAPPGWRVRGTLDASATLSGTRNAPRWVGTLGADELALRSVLDGVDLQGGRLRATLRGNRLDITELRLQGGRGSSARIAGMSGNRTAAPQDGGTLTGTGRISWGDSQAATDGLSGIAMSLQAEAKGLQVQVRADRQISVSGRLQALLQQGQISLRGQLRTDRATIILPDESAPRLGADVVLRSAAKGRQDQASAATRAGQPAARAQTAKPPEIAISLDLGRDFALQGQGITTRLTGALNIHSSTEPGAAPRVTGELRTEQGRYRAWGQVLDVEVGLIRFNGPYDNPSLDILALRPNISVRAGVQITGSAQAPRVKLYADPELPDAETLSWVLLGRDPSAGGAEAAMLQQAALALLGRKGNGSTVADAASRLGLDEIGFRGPAAGEDASAAALTFGKRLSRDLYVTYEHSLSGTLGTLYIFYDLSRRLTLRGQTGAKSALDIIYTIRYD, from the coding sequence ATGCGCAGCGCGACGCCCACACCCCGCGCCCGGGCTGCGGACTCCGGCGCCGCAGCACCCCGGCGCCCGCTGCGTGCGCCCCCGGTGCTGCGGGCATTGGGCGGGCTGCTGCGGGCCGGGCTGGCACTGCTGCTGGCGGCCGGCGTGCTGCTGTGGCACTGGGCCGGCAGCGACACATCGCTGGCCAGCGCGCTCAGCCAGGCCGCGCATTACCTGCCCGCCGGGCAGCGGCTGGAAAGCCGCGCGGTCAGCGGCTCGCTGCGCAGCGGCGGGCGCATTGGCTGGCTGCGCTGGAGCAGCCCGGACCTGGCGCTGGAAGTGACCGAACTGCGCCTGGGCTGGCGCCTGGCCCCCTTGCTGCAACGCCGGCTGGAACTGAGCGAACTGCATGCCGCGCGCGTGCAGATCACGCCCGTGGCCACAGGCGCCGAGCCTGCGCCGCTGGCTCCCCCCACGCAGTGGCTGCTGCCGCTGCAGATCGACCTGCCATTTCGCATCGACCAACTGCACTGGGCCGGAGCGCCCGCCGTGGCCGCCCGGGGTCTGGAGGGCGACTACCGGTTCGATGGGCGCGAGCACCGCCTGAACATTGGCGCCGTGGAGCTTGCCCAGGGCCGCTACAGCGCCCGCGCCACCTTGCAGGCCCAGGCCCCGATGGCCCTCGATGTCACGCTGGACGGTCATGTGTCCGGCGCGGCCCGCGCTCTCGCGCCCGACGGCGCGGGCCTCGATCTACCGCCCGGCGGCACTCCTGCCGTTCCTGGCAGCGCGCCCACCCTGTCGCTGGGCGCGCAGGCCACGCTGCAAGGCACGCTGGCCACGGCCGCAGCGCAGTTGCAACTGCGCGCCCGCTTGCGCCCATTGGCCAGCGCCGAAGCCAGGCCCGCCCGCCCGGCGCCACCCGGCGCCAAGCCGCAGCGCCAGACCACAACCCCTGCCACGCCAGCGCAGGCCGAGATACAAGCCACGCTGGCGCCCTGGGCGCCGCAGCCGCTGCGTTCGGCCAGCGCCGCGCTGCGTGCGGTGAATCTGGCGGCGCTATGGCCGCAGGCCCCGGCCACGCAGTTGCATGGCCGGCTGACGGCGGGGCCTGTGCCGGGCCAGGCGGCGCGCTGGTCGATCCAGGCGCAACTGCGCAACACCCTGGCCGGCCCATGGGACCGGGGCCGCCTGCCCGTCAGCGCGCTGCAAGCCAGCGTCAGTTACGACGGCAGCCGCTGGAGCATGCCCGGCGCCACCATCGAGTTTGGCGCCGGCAGCGCCACGGCCCAGGGCCAGTACCTGCCCGCCACCGGCGCGCTGCAGGGCCAGGCCATATTGCGCGCGCTGCGCCCCGACGCCTTGCACAGCCTGCTGGCCGCTGCGCCGCTGTCTGGCCATGTCGATGCGCAGATGCAGGGGCCGACGCTGCGCTTCGACGCGGATATCCGCGCAGCGCCTGCGGCCTCGACCGATGACAGCACCCCGCTGCGCATCAACCGCTTGAGCGCGCGCGGCAGTTGGCAGACACCGTCGGCTGCGCCCACAGGCGCCGGCCTGCGGCTCGATGGCGCCGGCCTGCGGTCCGGTGGCGCCAGCCTGCGGCTGGAGCACCTGCTGCTCGACGCGCTGCAAGCACGCATCGAGGCCACCGACTTGCGCGTGGCGCCGGGTGCGCAGTCCGCCGAAGGCCAGTTCACGCTGACCATGCCCGGCGCCAGCGTGCAGGCGCAAGGACAGATCGCGCCGCGCAACGGCGCCGGCGAACTGCAACTGCACTGGAGCGACACCGAGCGCCATCAGCGCTGGCTGACCAGCCTGCCCTGGGTCGGCGCCGGACTGCAACGCGCGCTGCAAGACACGGCACAGATCAAAGGCGCAGCGCAGGTCAGCGCGCGCTGGAAGGGCGGTTGGCAGACCCTGGCGCAGCAACTGCAGGCCGCCAGCGCCGGCACGGCATTGCCCGGCAGCCAGCCGACGTTCGAGTTGCAGGCCACGCTGAGCAGCGCGCAGCTCGATCTGGCCTGGCCGTCCCCGGTGGGCACCGGCAGCGCAGCGGCTGCCGGCCAGGCCATGCCGATGCAGTCATTGCAATTGCGCGCCGTGCAGGCCGAACTCTCCGGCAGCTTGGCCCAAGCCCGGCTCGCCCTCGCCGCACAAATGCGCACCCCGGGGGTGCAGGCGCCCCTGCAAACTGGCTTGCAGGCACATCCACAAGCGGACTTGCAGGCACCCCTCCAGGCGAGCTTGCAAACACAGCTTTCCGCCGGGCTGGTGGCCGCCGGGCAATGGCAGTTGCAGATCGGCGAACTGCGCTTGCAGGCGCAAGACAGCCGGCGCCCCGGGCCTTGGACGCTGCAACTGTCAGCGCCTTTGGGCATGACCGTGCGCAGCACGGCCAGAGCGCACGGACTGGCCGTCGAGACATCGGCCGGCCAGGCCCGTCTGACCGGCCCGCTGCCCGGCGCAGTGGCGCTGCGCTGGCAGCCCTTGCACTGGTCCATGGCGGCAGACTCGGCGCTGCGGTTGCAGACCCGGGGCACGTTGCAGGGCCTGCCCCTGGCCTGGGTCGATGCGCTGGGGCCGGGCCAGACGGCGGCCGCCACCGGCCCGTCCGTGCTCGCGCGCATGGGGCTGGACAGCGACATGCTGCTGGACGGGCAATGGAGCGTGGACAGCGGCGACACCCTGCGCGCCCGCGCCAGCCTGCGCCGCGCCAGCGGCGATCTGCGCATTCAGTGGGGCGATGCCCTGGACGCCATCGGGACGCCGGCAAAAACCGCCACGGCCAGCACGGCAACCAACGGCAGCGCAGCCGGCGTGCGCCAGGCAGAGATCAGCATCGAGGCCAACGGCGACCGGCTGCGCGCCGACCTGCTCTGGGACAGCGAGCGCGCCGGTGCCATCGATGCCAGCCTCAGCACCCGCTTCACGCCGGCCCGCCCCGGCGCGGCCAGCGGCTTTGGCTGGGCGGCAGATGCGCCGCTGGCCGGCAGCCTGCGCGCGCGGCTGCCCGACATCGGGCTGTGGTCGATCCTGGCGCCGCCCGGCTGGCGCGTGCGCGGCACACTCGACGCCAGCGCCACCCTGTCGGGCACGCGCAATGCGCCGCGCTGGGTGGGCACGCTGGGGGCCGATGAACTGGCGCTGCGATCGGTGCTCGATGGCGTCGACCTGCAAGGCGGGCGCCTGCGCGCCACGCTGCGCGGCAATCGACTGGACATCACCGAACTGCGTTTGCAGGGCGGGCGCGGCAGCAGCGCGCGCATCGCGGGCATGAGCGGCAACCGCACGGCAGCACCGCAGGACGGCGGCACACTCACCGGCACCGGCCGCATCAGCTGGGGTGACAGCCAGGCGGCAACCGATGGCCTGTCGGGCATTGCCATGTCGTTGCAGGCCGAGGCCAAGGGCTTGCAGGTGCAGGTGCGGGCCGACCGCCAAATCAGTGTGTCGGGCCGGTTGCAGGCCCTGCTGCAGCAGGGGCAGATCAGCCTGCGCGGCCAACTGCGCACCGACCGCGCCACCATCATCCTGCCCGACGAATCGGCACCCCGCCTGGGCGCGGACGTGGTTCTGCGCTCTGCCGCCAAAGGGCGCCAGGACCAGGCCAGCGCCGCCACCCGGGCTGGCCAGCCCGCCGCCCGGGCGCAAACCGCCAAGCCGCCCGAGATCGCCATCAGCCTCGATCTGGGGCGCGACTTTGCGCTGCAAGGCCAGGGCATCACCACCCGGCTGACGGGGGCGCTGAACATCCACAGCAGCACCGAGCCGGGCGCTGCGCCGCGCGTGACCGGCGAACTGCGCACCGAACAAGGCCGCTACCGCGCCTGGGGCCAGGTGCTGGATGTCGAGGTCGGCCTGATCCGCTTCAACGGCCCCTACGACAACCCATCGCTCGACATCCTGGCGCTGCGCCCGAACATCAGCGTGCGCGCGGGCGTGCAAATCACCGGCAGCGCCCAGGCGCCGCGCGTCAAGCTCTACGCCGACCCCGAGTTGCCCGACGCAGAGACGCTGTCCTGGGTGCTGCTGGGCCGCGACCCATCCGCTGGCGGCGCCGAAGCCGCGATGCTGCAACAAGCCGCCCTGGCCCTGCTGGGCCGCAAGGGCAACGGCAGCACCGTCGCCGACGCCGCCAGCCGCCTGGGTCTGGACGAAATCGGTTTTCGCGGCCCGGCCGCAGGTGAAGACGCCAGCGCGGCAGCCCTGACCTTCGGCAAGCGGCTGAGCCGGGATTTGTATGTGACCTACGAGCACAGCCTGTCGGGCACACTGGGCACGCTGTACATCTTCTACGACCTCTCGCGCCGCCTCACACTGCGCGGGCAGACCGGCGCGAAGAGCGCGCTGGACATCATCTACACCATCCGGTACGACTAA
- the recQ gene encoding DNA helicase RecQ, which yields MSAAHSVLHDVFGYEQFRGPQQAIVEHVIAGGDALVLMPTGGGKSLCYQVPAIVRQQQGRGVGIVVSPLIALMHDQVGALHEAGVDAAFLNSTQSFEQTLEVERQLQTGAITLLYAAPERLNTPRFLGLLDGLYQQRQLSLFAIDEAHCVSQWGHDFRPEYRALTVLHQRYPGVPRIALTATADALTRADIIERLQLEQARLFISSFDRPNIRYTIVEKKDATAQLLRFIAREHAGEAGVVYCQSRKRVEELAATLSAAGHQALPYHAGLDTRLRQFNQDRFLREEGIIMVATIAFGMGIDKPDVRFVAHVDMPKNIEGYYQETGRAGRDGLNADAWMAYGLNDVVNQRRMIDESPAGEEFKQVLRGKLDALLALAEATDCRRVRLLAYFGDASTPCGNCDNCLHPAAVWDATDAARKLLSTIYRVHKASGLHFGAGHIMDILRGKQTEKVAQFRHETLSTFGIGADLSEAQLRSVLRQLVASGALGLHKVLLDSGHSFDTLCLTEGSRAVLRGEVPVHLRASVSTAAAQRTRKSGRANAPPAAAANLGSDAQVRFINLKAWRAEVAREHNLPAYVIFHDATLAAIAERKPGTLQELQGISGMGAKKLQAYGADVLRVCQQG from the coding sequence TTGTCCGCCGCGCATTCCGTTTTGCACGATGTTTTTGGCTATGAGCAATTTCGCGGCCCCCAGCAGGCCATCGTCGAACATGTGATTGCCGGTGGCGACGCGCTGGTGCTGATGCCCACCGGGGGCGGCAAGTCGCTGTGCTACCAGGTGCCGGCCATCGTGCGCCAGCAGCAGGGGCGCGGGGTGGGCATCGTGGTCTCGCCGCTGATTGCGTTGATGCACGACCAGGTCGGTGCGCTGCACGAGGCGGGCGTCGATGCGGCCTTCCTGAACTCCACGCAGAGCTTCGAGCAGACGCTGGAGGTGGAGCGGCAGTTGCAAACCGGCGCCATCACGCTGCTGTATGCCGCGCCCGAACGGCTGAACACGCCGCGCTTTCTGGGCCTGCTCGACGGGCTGTACCAGCAGCGCCAACTGAGCCTGTTTGCGATCGATGAGGCGCATTGCGTGAGCCAGTGGGGCCATGACTTTCGCCCCGAATACCGCGCACTGACGGTGCTGCACCAGCGTTATCCGGGCGTGCCGCGCATTGCGCTGACGGCCACGGCCGATGCGCTCACGCGGGCCGACATCATCGAGCGGCTGCAACTCGAACAAGCGCGCCTGTTCATCAGCAGCTTCGACCGGCCCAACATCCGCTACACCATCGTCGAGAAGAAGGACGCCACCGCGCAGTTGCTGCGCTTCATCGCGCGCGAGCATGCGGGCGAAGCGGGTGTGGTGTACTGCCAGTCGCGCAAGCGGGTGGAGGAGTTGGCCGCCACGCTCAGCGCTGCGGGCCACCAGGCCTTGCCCTACCACGCGGGCCTGGACACCCGGCTGCGCCAGTTCAACCAGGACCGCTTCCTGCGCGAGGAAGGCATCATCATGGTGGCCACCATCGCCTTCGGCATGGGCATCGACAAGCCCGACGTGCGCTTTGTGGCCCATGTCGACATGCCCAAGAACATCGAAGGCTACTACCAGGAAACCGGCCGCGCGGGCCGCGACGGGCTGAACGCCGACGCCTGGATGGCCTATGGCCTGAACGATGTGGTCAACCAGCGCCGCATGATCGATGAAAGCCCTGCCGGCGAAGAGTTCAAGCAGGTGCTGCGCGGCAAGCTCGATGCGCTGCTGGCCCTGGCCGAGGCCACCGATTGCCGCCGGGTGCGGCTGCTGGCCTACTTCGGCGATGCTTCGACGCCCTGCGGCAACTGCGACAACTGCCTGCACCCGGCCGCAGTGTGGGATGCGACCGACGCCGCCCGCAAACTGCTGTCGACCATCTACCGCGTGCACAAGGCCAGCGGCCTCCACTTTGGCGCCGGCCACATCATGGACATACTGCGCGGCAAGCAGACCGAGAAGGTGGCGCAGTTCCGGCACGAGACCCTCTCGACCTTCGGCATCGGCGCCGACCTGAGCGAGGCGCAACTGCGCAGCGTGCTGCGCCAACTGGTCGCCTCCGGCGCCCTGGGGCTGCACAAGGTGTTGCTCGACAGCGGCCACAGCTTTGACACCCTGTGCCTGACCGAAGGCTCACGCGCCGTGCTCCGGGGCGAGGTGCCGGTGCATCTGCGGGCGTCGGTCTCGACCGCTGCCGCTCAGCGCACGCGCAAGAGCGGCAGGGCCAACGCCCCGCCGGCCGCAGCCGCCAACCTGGGGTCGGACGCCCAGGTGCGCTTCATCAACCTCAAGGCCTGGCGCGCCGAGGTGGCGCGCGAGCACAACCTGCCGGCCTACGTGATCTTCCACGACGCCACGCTGGCCGCGATCGCCGAGCGCAAACCGGGCACGCTGCAAGAGTTGCAGGGCATCAGCGGCATGGGGGCCAAGAAGCTGCAAGCCTATGGCGCCGATGTGCTGAGGGTCTGCCAGCAGGGCTGA
- a CDS encoding autotransporter assembly complex protein TamA encodes MSFCILRSTTIIPAPARWAALLLFNALSLQACSLLPRADKPDPAHADLAATAAPAFAVELRAPDDVREVLERHLELLRFRHLSDLQRNELQRLLGAVDANARELLGTMGYFAPEITVESSQTPDSQEAPRTVVISVQTGAQTRIASADIAFAHGARAVDDAESRAQQRVRRNWSLAPGQPFTQSAWEAAKNDGLRQLQARRYPTARIVDSQAEIDADQHQARLNVTYDTGPAYRFGPLRLEGSQRYAPDGARRLARLPTGADYDEARMLDAQQRLASSGYYDSVFLTLDTEGSDPQAAPVVAQLREARLQKLVFGPGFSTDGGARLSLEHMHNRLPGLGWRAVSKLALERQAQSAGTEWTALPEDDGWRWFAGARLQREVNGDYDVDSARLRTGRSQSTQNIDRNYFLQYDAANSKSHNRQGLAAIPDSTAVSANYGWTGRYFNNPTAPTSGHGVALELGLGSTLRPKRDLFLRTLARWQSFIPAGRVQDAAGKGRNARVALRAEAGAVLARADAPIPETELFLTGGDTTVRGYGYHSIGARTGDGQLHGGRYLAAGSLEWQRPIVYRGALSDWESTLFIDAGAVADRWGRGALRPLVGLGAGLRWRSPVGPLQTDLAYGLRARKLRLHLRLGFSF; translated from the coding sequence GTGAGTTTTTGCATACTGCGCTCCACAACCATCATCCCGGCGCCAGCCCGATGGGCGGCGTTATTGCTGTTCAATGCGCTGAGCCTGCAAGCCTGCAGCCTGCTGCCGCGCGCGGACAAGCCGGACCCGGCGCATGCCGACCTTGCCGCAACGGCCGCCCCCGCCTTTGCCGTGGAACTGCGGGCGCCGGACGATGTGCGCGAGGTGCTCGAGCGCCACCTGGAACTGCTGCGTTTTCGCCATCTGAGCGACCTGCAGCGCAACGAATTGCAGCGCCTGCTGGGGGCGGTCGACGCCAACGCCCGCGAGTTGCTGGGCACCATGGGTTACTTTGCCCCCGAGATCACGGTCGAATCGAGCCAGACGCCGGACAGCCAGGAAGCACCGCGCACCGTGGTCATCAGCGTGCAGACAGGCGCGCAAACCCGCATTGCCAGCGCAGACATCGCTTTTGCCCACGGCGCACGCGCTGTGGACGACGCCGAAAGCCGCGCCCAACAGCGGGTGCGGCGTAATTGGTCGCTGGCACCGGGCCAGCCCTTTACCCAATCGGCCTGGGAGGCGGCCAAGAACGACGGACTGCGCCAGTTGCAGGCCCGGCGCTACCCCACGGCGCGCATTGTCGACAGCCAGGCGGAGATCGACGCCGACCAGCACCAGGCCCGGCTCAACGTGACCTACGACACCGGCCCGGCCTACCGCTTCGGGCCCTTGCGTCTGGAAGGCAGCCAGCGCTACGCGCCCGACGGCGCGCGCCGCCTGGCGCGCCTGCCCACCGGCGCCGACTATGACGAGGCCCGGATGCTCGACGCGCAGCAGCGCCTGGCCAGCAGCGGCTATTACGACTCCGTGTTCCTGACCCTGGACACCGAAGGCAGCGACCCGCAGGCCGCCCCCGTGGTGGCGCAACTGCGTGAAGCCCGGCTGCAAAAACTGGTCTTCGGCCCCGGCTTTTCCACCGACGGCGGCGCGCGCCTGTCGCTGGAGCACATGCACAACCGGCTGCCCGGCCTGGGCTGGCGCGCCGTGAGCAAACTCGCGCTCGAGCGCCAGGCGCAAAGCGCCGGCACCGAATGGACCGCCCTGCCCGAGGACGACGGCTGGCGCTGGTTTGCCGGCGCCCGGTTGCAGCGCGAAGTCAACGGCGACTACGACGTCGACAGCGCGCGGCTGCGCACCGGCCGCAGCCAAAGCACGCAGAACATAGACCGCAACTACTTCCTGCAATACGACGCGGCGAACAGCAAAAGCCACAACCGCCAGGGGCTGGCCGCAATCCCGGACAGCACCGCAGTGAGCGCCAATTACGGCTGGACCGGCCGCTACTTCAACAACCCGACGGCCCCCACGAGCGGCCATGGCGTGGCGCTGGAACTGGGCCTGGGCAGCACGCTGCGGCCCAAGCGCGACCTGTTCCTGCGCACCCTGGCGCGCTGGCAATCCTTCATTCCGGCCGGACGGGTGCAGGACGCGGCCGGCAAAGGCCGCAATGCCCGCGTGGCGCTGCGCGCCGAGGCCGGCGCCGTGCTGGCCCGCGCGGACGCGCCAATCCCCGAGACCGAGCTTTTTCTGACCGGCGGCGACACCACCGTGCGCGGCTATGGCTACCACAGCATCGGCGCCCGCACCGGGGATGGCCAACTGCACGGCGGCCGTTATCTGGCCGCAGGCAGCCTCGAATGGCAGCGCCCCATCGTCTATCGCGGCGCGCTCAGCGACTGGGAGAGCACCCTGTTCATCGACGCCGGCGCGGTGGCCGACCGCTGGGGCCGGGGCGCACTCAGGCCGCTGGTCGGACTCGGCGCCGGCCTGCGCTGGCGCAGCCCCGTCGGCCCGCTGCAGACCGACCTGGCCTATGGCCTGAGAGCCAGAAAACTGCGCCTGCACCTGCGCCTGGGGTTCAGTTTCTGA
- a CDS encoding FAD-binding oxidoreductase: MSLVAQLQTALGAQAVLVSEAEVAGYLQDWRGRYGGPAACVVLPSCTQQVAAAVRIAGRLRVPVLAQGGNTSLSGGSVPWPDGAAPMLINLARMRAVRAIDTANDSMVVEAGCVLAAVQQAASERRRLYPVSLGAEGSCQIGGNIATNAGGTGVLRYGNTRENVLGLEVVLPDGQIWDGLYRLRKNNTGLDLKHLFIGSEGTLGVITAACLKLHPLPTAQAVAWMAVPNPAAALDMLALFQRRCGASLSAFEMMNGPQLDYVLEHVPGRRAPLPASYAWHVLVELADSGAEPALTGALQETLQQGLAQGWVLDASLAASGPQRAALWALRHSVSQANKQAGIGLSTDCALPVSAVPEFIERATLAVHRVMPGLPIIIVAHLGDGNVHFIPLIPFAGFGPWSAVADRQATASAASAVRQAVHAVAHALSGSFSAEHGIGQLLTQEMARFKPAVELAMMRGIKGLLDPQQLFNPGRLFPAVATTRTSAGTDVEGTSDE; encoded by the coding sequence ATGTCCTTGGTCGCGCAGCTCCAAACAGCGCTTGGCGCACAGGCGGTTCTGGTTTCCGAAGCCGAGGTCGCTGGCTACCTGCAAGACTGGCGCGGCCGGTACGGTGGGCCTGCGGCCTGTGTCGTGCTGCCGTCTTGCACGCAGCAGGTTGCCGCAGCCGTGCGCATCGCTGGCCGGTTGCGGGTTCCGGTGCTGGCACAAGGCGGCAATACCAGCCTGTCTGGCGGCTCGGTGCCATGGCCGGACGGTGCGGCGCCGATGCTCATCAACCTGGCGCGCATGCGTGCCGTGCGCGCCATCGACACGGCCAACGATTCGATGGTGGTGGAAGCCGGCTGCGTGCTGGCGGCGGTGCAGCAGGCGGCCAGCGAACGACGGCGGTTGTACCCGGTCAGTCTGGGGGCCGAGGGGTCTTGCCAGATCGGCGGCAATATCGCCACCAACGCCGGGGGCACCGGGGTGTTGCGCTACGGCAATACGCGCGAGAACGTCCTGGGGCTGGAGGTGGTGTTGCCTGACGGGCAGATCTGGGATGGCCTGTACCGGCTGCGCAAGAACAATACCGGCCTGGACCTCAAGCATCTGTTCATAGGCTCCGAGGGCACCTTGGGCGTCATCACGGCGGCCTGCCTGAAGTTGCACCCATTGCCGACGGCGCAGGCGGTGGCATGGATGGCCGTGCCCAATCCGGCGGCTGCGCTCGACATGCTGGCGCTTTTTCAAAGGCGCTGCGGCGCCAGCCTGTCGGCGTTCGAGATGATGAACGGGCCGCAGCTCGACTATGTGCTCGAACATGTGCCGGGCCGGCGCGCGCCACTGCCTGCCAGCTACGCCTGGCATGTGTTGGTCGAGTTGGCGGACTCTGGCGCAGAGCCGGCATTGACCGGCGCGCTGCAAGAAACGCTGCAGCAAGGTCTGGCCCAAGGCTGGGTGCTGGACGCAAGCCTGGCCGCCAGCGGCCCGCAGCGCGCGGCGCTCTGGGCCTTGCGGCACAGCGTGTCGCAAGCCAACAAGCAGGCCGGCATCGGCCTGAGCACCGATTGCGCGCTGCCGGTGTCCGCCGTTCCTGAATTCATCGAGCGCGCCACCTTGGCCGTGCACCGGGTCATGCCCGGGCTGCCGATCATCATCGTGGCCCACCTGGGGGATGGCAATGTCCACTTCATTCCTTTGATCCCCTTTGCCGGCTTCGGGCCATGGAGCGCCGTTGCCGACCGGCAGGCCACGGCATCTGCCGCATCTGCCGTCAGGCAGGCGGTCCACGCGGTGGCCCATGCGCTGAGCGGCAGTTTCAGCGCCGAGCACGGCATAGGCCAGTTGCTCACGCAAGAGATGGCGCGCTTCAAGCCTGCGGTTGAGCTCGCGATGATGCGTGGCATCAAAGGGCTGCTCGACCCGCAGCAACTGTTCAACCCGGGCCGGCTCTTTCCGGCCGTTGCCACTACCCGGACCAGCGCCGGAACTGACGTCGAGGGGACTTCAGATGAATGA
- a CDS encoding vWA domain-containing protein, with amino-acid sequence MLIDFFYTLRSAKLPVSVKEYLTLLQALQAGVVGPRSDDAWSLDDFYSLARLTLVKDERHYDRFDRAFGAYFKGVELVADFSREIPADWLRKILDNELTPEQKAAIGKMDWDELMQTLKKRLEEQKERHEGGSKWIGTGGTSPFGHGGYNPQGVRIGGVGKNRSAVKVWEQRVYKDYDDQQELGTRNIKVALRRLRKFAREGHELELDLPDTIRSTAANAGYLDIKMVPERHNNVKVLLLMDVGGTMDEHIQRVQELFSAVKTEFKHLEFYYFHNCVYDFMWKNNRRRFAEKFPTWDIIRKYNKDYKLIFVGDATMSPYEILQPGGSVEYNNEEPGAEWLQRLTHAFPRHAWINPEPQGVWQYRQSIGIIQQIISGRMHPLSLKGLEETMRLLSK; translated from the coding sequence ATGTTGATCGATTTCTTCTACACGCTGCGCTCGGCGAAGTTGCCGGTGTCGGTCAAGGAGTACCTCACGCTGCTGCAGGCCCTGCAGGCCGGCGTGGTCGGCCCCAGGTCGGATGACGCCTGGAGCCTGGACGATTTCTACAGCCTGGCGCGCCTGACGCTGGTCAAGGACGAGCGGCATTACGACCGCTTCGACCGGGCCTTTGGCGCTTATTTCAAGGGGGTGGAACTGGTGGCCGACTTCAGCCGGGAGATCCCGGCCGACTGGCTGCGCAAGATACTGGACAACGAGCTCACGCCCGAACAAAAAGCCGCCATCGGCAAGATGGACTGGGACGAACTGATGCAGACGCTGAAAAAGCGCCTCGAAGAGCAAAAGGAACGCCACGAGGGCGGCAGCAAGTGGATCGGCACCGGCGGCACCAGCCCCTTTGGCCATGGCGGCTACAACCCACAGGGCGTGCGCATCGGCGGCGTGGGCAAGAACCGCAGCGCCGTGAAGGTCTGGGAGCAGCGCGTCTACAAGGACTACGACGACCAGCAGGAACTGGGCACGCGCAACATCAAGGTGGCGCTGCGCCGCTTGCGCAAGTTCGCGCGCGAAGGCCATGAGTTGGAGCTCGACCTGCCCGACACCATACGCAGCACGGCGGCCAATGCGGGCTACCTCGACATCAAGATGGTGCCCGAGCGGCACAACAACGTGAAGGTGTTGCTGCTGATGGATGTGGGCGGCACGATGGACGAGCACATACAGCGCGTGCAAGAGCTGTTCTCGGCCGTGAAGACCGAGTTCAAGCACCTGGAGTTCTATTACTTCCACAACTGCGTCTACGACTTCATGTGGAAGAACAACCGCCGCCGCTTTGCCGAGAAGTTTCCGACCTGGGACATCATCCGCAAGTACAACAAGGACTACAAACTGATCTTCGTCGGCGACGCCACGATGAGCCCCTACGAAATCCTGCAACCCGGCGGCAGCGTGGAATACAACAACGAAGAGCCGGGCGCCGAGTGGCTACAGCGCCTGACGCACGCCTTTCCCCGTCATGCGTGGATCAACCCCGAGCCCCAGGGCGTGTGGCAGTACCGCCAGAGCATCGGCATCATCCAGCAGATCATCAGCGGCCGCATGCACCCTTTGTCGCTCAAGGGGCTGGAAGAAACCATGCGGCTGCTGTCCAAATAG